The region TCAAGCTCTGAAAGACAGCTTCGCCGCGATCAGCATCCTCTATGTGGCGGATGGACATCACCGAAGCGCATCGGCCTCAAATGTCGCCGCCACACGCCGGGCCGCCAACCGCGGCCACACGGGCCGGGAGCCTTACAACTATTTCCTATCCGTCATCTTCCCCGACGATCAGATGATGATTCTCGATTACAATCGAGTCGTGTTCGATCTTAAAAACCTTAATGAACAAACATTTCTGGAGAAAATCCGCCGCTCTTTTGATATATCTCCGGCGGATGACCCAAAACCGAGCCGTCCGCTTGAATTCGGCATGTACCTCAAAGATAGATGGTACCGGCTCACGGCACGGGACGGCACCTATCCGGCGAATGATCCGGTGAACAGCCTGGATGTCGCCGTTTTACAAAACAATCTTCTCGCCCCTATCTTGGGGATTGAAGATCCACGGTCGGATTCTAGAATCGATTTCGTGGGAGGGATTCGCGGTTTGAAGGAGTTGGAGAAGAGAGTGGCCGGCGGTGCTGCCGTCGCCTTCGCTCTTTATCCAACAAGTATTTCCCAGCTGATGGCCATAGCGGATGCGGGAGAAGTCATGCCTCCCAAGTCAACTTGGTTTGAACCCAAGCTACGATCAGGCCTCATCATTCGTCCGCTGGACGATCGTTCTTAAGGAGAGCAGTTATGAAGATCCTAATTTCTGATGCCTTTGACGCATCTCTACCGGGCAAGTTGGCGCGTTTTGGGGAAACTTTCGATGACAAGAGCCGTTTGTCTGAAGCTGATGTTGTGCTTATACGTTCCAAGACAACGTGCACGCGGGAATATATCGACAAGGCCGCAAGCCTCAAGCTGATCATCCGCGGCGGCGTCGGACTCGATAATGTTGATCAGGATTACGCTAAGCAGAAGGGGATCGCCGTTCACAATACAGCGGCGGCCTCCAGCATCGCCGTGGCCGAGCTGGCTATGGGTTTCATGACCGCGATCCCGGCGAATATCATCCCGGGTCATATATCCTTGACCAAAGGCGAGTGGCAGAAGAAGCAACTCAAGCGAACGGAGCTTTACGGCAAGACCCTGGGTTTGATCGGCATCGGCAAGATCGCAACCGAAACCGCCATCCGCGCCAAAGCCTTCGGGATGAAGGTGATCGCCTATGACAAATACATCGACAAATCCAAGCACGCAGAGATGGTTTCATTCAACGATCTTCTCATCCGATCCGATTTCATATCCCTGCACGTTCCCTATACGGATGAGACGCGGGAAATGATCAATAAATCGACGATCAAACAGATGAAGGACGGCGTTATTATTGTGAACACCGGCCGCGGGAAATGTATCAACGAAGCTGATATGGCGGAAGCGCTGAGAAACGGCAAGGTCCGCGCCTATGGAACGGATGTCTGGTACTCCGATCCTCCGGATTGGGATGGCTGCCCCCTGCTGACCGCACCGAATGTCTATATGACGCCGCATATCGGAGCTTCCACGACTGAGAATTTGCTTAGAATCGGCGATGTTATCGAGGAGATTCTCAACGCGTACGTGAAGGAGGGTAAACTATGACACACCGCATCCACAATTTTAATGCCGGTCCCGCAACACTCCCCCTATCGGTATTGGAAGAGGTCCAGGCCGAACTTTTGGATTTCAAGGGATGCGGGATGAGTATTATGGAGATGAGCCACCGAAGCCCTGAGTATATGGAAGTCCACACCGAGGTGCAGACCCTCACGAGCGAGCTTCTCGGTCTTGGTGATGACTATAAGGTTCTCTTTTTGGGCGGCGGGGCATCGACGCAATTTTACATGATTCCGCAGAATCTTCTTTCCGGTGGAAGGAAGGGCGATTATATCGTAACCGGCACCTGGGCCAAGAAGGCGGCCAAAGAGGCAAAGCTATTCGGCGAAGTACACATTGCTCACGATGCCGCAAACGCCGACGGCAAATTCACCTATATTCCGACACAAGATCAGCTCCATCTTTCGCCGGATGCGGCCTATCTTCACTACACCACAAACAACACTATCGCCGGCACGCAATTTCATTATTATCCCAAAGCTCCCGCCGGCGTCCCGGTAATTTGCGATATGTCCTCCGATATCTTTTGGAAGAAGTTCGATCCGCGACCCTTCGGACTCATCTACGCTGGGGCGCAGAAGAATCTCGGACCTGCCGGCGTCACCATGGTTATCATCCGCAAAGATATGCTCGATCGTTGCGCCGATGGCATCCCGACGATGATTAGCTATAAGACTCATGCGGATAATGACTCATTGTTCAACACGGCGCCGGTCTTTCCAATCTATGTCGTGGGCAAAGTTCTAAAATGGATCAAGGCGCTCGGAGGGCTTGGTGCGATAGAAAAGCGTAATCGTGAAAAGGCCGGGCTGATCTACGGCGCCATCGACGCGAATCCTGATTTCTTCCGTTCGCCGATCCAGAGAGAGAGCCGTTCGGTGATGAACATTGTCTGGCGGCTTCCGTCCGAGGATTTGGAAAAGACCTTTATTGCAGAAGCGAAGAAAAGCGGACTCGGCGGCCTCAAGGGACATCGTTCAGTCGGCGGATGCCGCGCATCGACCTACAACGCCATGCCCATCGAGGGCGTGAAAGCGCTCGTCGGCTTCATGGAGGCGTTCGCTAAGAAGAACGGGTAAACTGACTGTTTTAATGGCTTCGAGGCAAAATCGTTCACTTATCCCACAAAACGGGACCCGCTATTGGGTCCCGTTTTGCCATATCGCTTATGCCTCTTTTAGAATCTTCGACCAGGCTCTGAACGGTTCAGTGGCGCACCGAGTTAACATTTCAAAGACCGCCGTTTCGACGCTCGTCAGGCGGATCCCCTCCTGCTGGAAGCGCATCATCGCCAGCTCAATATTTCTTGGAAATCGAGATGAGACCGCGTCGCCGACGATGAAGACTTCGAAGCCGTCATCGTTCATCTCCAGGGCCGTTTGAAAAACGCAGACATGCGATTCGATACCGCAGAGCAGCGCCTGTCGCCGGCCGGTCGCGGCCACCGCCTCCCGAAACGGATCATGCTGCCAGCAGGAGAAAGTGAGCTTCTCCATCCGCTCCACCCCCTCGAGCGTTTCCAATACGGGCCGGCAGGTTGGCCCTAAGCCCTTTGTATATTGTTCTGTTGCAAAGATGGGGACTTCAACAATCTTGCAGCCCCTGATGAGACGGCGGATGGACTGGACCATCTCGCCATGCTGGTGGATGTGCGGCAAGAGCCGTTCCTGCACATCAATCACGACAAGAAACGCTTCCGTGGGCCGGAGCATGGTGGGCCTCCTATCATCAGGGTTCAAACAGGTCCAAACTTCAGGTACGCTTCCGTTATGGTAATCCATCCGATCAAAAATTCACGGAATTCCGGGGATCCCGCCGGGAACTCACGCAAGCGCCGCGGATGCATCCTCGTCCTTCTCCTCACCATAATCTTGATCGCGCTTATTCCTAGGATTTTGGATGCATGGGCCGATTGGCTGGTCATCAAAAGCCACCCCATGCCTGCGGATGCCATCCTTGTTCTCGGCGGGGGCCGTGGTGAACGACTGGCGACAGCCCTTCAGCTATATAAAGAGGGATGGGCGAACCAGATCTATGTTTCAGGACCGAATGAACCGGGTATCTCCCGATTGCTTGATCCCGACGCGTTGACCCAGGCTGAGGTGAAACGGCATCTCGCTGTACAACACGGTGTTCCCGAGGATAAGGTCAGCGTCATCTTGGGGCCGAGCAGCACCTTTGAGGAGGCCTCTCTGACAAAGGATCTCTTTTTACAACTGAAGTATTCGAGAATCCTTGTCGTGACATCGCCCTATCACACCCGGCGGGCCTATCAGACCTTCCGGCATATTTATCGAAAAACGGGAATACAAATTAGTGTCATCTCTGCGCCGTGGGAGCTTACAGGATACAAGCGAAAAGAATGGTGGCGGCACGAAGACGACACCTTCGCCATCCTTAATGAAACGGGGAAATTGATCTTTTATCTACTGCGGTACAGCATCCCGCCGATTTAAGCCGCGGAAAATTCCCTACGGTATCTACCGTCTCCGGTTCAAAAACGATTCACAGATTTCATCGATGAGGCGTCCGGCCAAATCTTCCGGCAAGAACTCGGTTACCCTCTGGAAACGGCCGGAGATCGCCATTGTCGTCAAACCGTGTACCGTAAACCAAGCCTGCAGCGTCATAAAATGGAGCCTCTGCTCATCAACCGATATGGATTTTTGTTCAAGACAAGTCGCCAGCGTTTTACGAAGAAGATCAAGAGCCAGAAGGCTCGTCTTTTGGGAGGTCAGGTACTCCATCCGTTCAAAATGATGGAAGAACATCAGTCGATAGAGGCCGGGGTTATCGACGCCGAAGCCGACATAGGCCTGCAGACCCGCCCGAAGATCCTTGAAGGGATTTTCTCCGAAAATCGCCGCTTGAATATGATCAAGAAGCTGCTGATAGGTGCGGTCCCAGGCATGCGCCAGCAAGTCTTCCATATCTTGGAAGTGGCGATAGACCGCCATCTGAGACAAACCCAGGAGACGCCCCAGACGTCGCGCGGAGACGGCTTCAGGTCCCCCCTCCCTGCAGAGGTTCAAAGCCGCAATGATAAAAGATTCACGCGTTTCTTCTGAAGCCTTCCGGCGAGCCATTTTGATCCCCCATCTCTGTGGTCAAGTCCGGTGGATATCCCGACCGCTTTATTCCACACCCTTATGGTTTACAAGGTAAAGCAAGACAATACGCCTGTCAACTGAAAATCAGGAGGTGATCTTGGGATTTTTGGCGAAGAATGCCTCAGTGAATCGGAGAAAAATCTCAACCCCCAGGGGCATAGCCTCTTCGTCGAAGTTGAAATGGGGAGAGTGGTGAGGTTCGACGAGTCCCCGCTCCGCATTCCCTGCTCCAAGAAAGAGAAAGACACCAGGAACCCGCTGTAGGTAGTAGGCCATATCCTCGCCGCCCATTGAGATGAGATCCATTCCGACCCCATCCGGGCCAAGGACCTCCCTCGCGGCCGCAACCATTAGATCTGTCATTCCCTCATCATTGACAACCGGTGGGTAATGAGATTCGAAGATAAACTCGCACGCAGCGCCCAGGCTTTGACAAATCGCGTGGGATAGATCGTTGATCCTTTGCTTCAGTGTCTTGCGCAGTTCAGGGTCAAAAGTGCGTAACGTTCCCCACAGATGCGCTGTCTCGGCAATAATGTTGAAATTCGATCCCGACTCAAACCGGCCGATGGTGACAACGGCAGCCTGGTTCGGGTCTGTGTTTCTGCTGACCAGGGTCTGCAAAGCTGTGACGACATAGGATCCGACCACAACGGCATCAACTGTATTGTGCGGATAGGCGCCGTGCCCGCCTTTGCCCATGATGAGAATTTCAAACTCATCGGCTGCGGCCATAACCGGACCGGATCGCGTCTGCGCCCGGCCGACCGGCTGATGCGTATCGATATGAAGGCCGACAGCTCCGGTTACCGTGGGATTCTCCATCACCCCGTCGTTGATCATGGGAAGGGCGCCGCCCGGACTTTCCTCAGCCGGCTGAAAGACAAATTTCAGATCGCCGGGAAGTTTGTCGCGCAGGATCCCGGCGGCGTGCGCGGTGGCGAGAAGGATGGCCGTGTGCCCATCATGACCGCAGGCATGCATCACACCCGGTATCTCGGAGGCGTAATCAATCCCGGGGTTCTCCTCCTGGATCGGAAGGGCGTCGATGTCTGCTCGCAGGAGCAGGACACCCTGTTTTCTATTTGGATTCGTAGATTTAAGAAGGCCGACGACACCGGTGCCGCCGACATGAGTCTTGATGTCATCCAAGTTCGCGGATTGAAGCTCGTCGACAATGTAGGCGGCGGTCTTCTCTTCTTTCAGGCCGAGTTCAGGATGGCGATGGATCGTCCGGCGCCAGCGGACCATCTCAGGGTAGAGGGCCGAGACCTCGGGTCGAATTGGAAACGCTTGATGGGATGGTGTCTTCGTCACAATTAAAGCTCGGACAGCGGCCGCCGGCCGCAGGTGCCTTTGTTCAACTCATGCCAATATTGAATTTGTTTCTCGCCGAGTTTCCAGCAAAAGAAGACAAACCGGCCGTCTGTGGCCCCATAAAAGTCGACTTGACCTTTTATAAAATCTTTTACGACACAACCCATCCTTTGCATTCCCTCGAGTATCCGGTCTCTTTCTGCAATTAACTCCTCAAGCCGCCTCATACCCATCAAATACTCACGGCGTTCCGGACTTCTCCTGTGCGAGGCGCCGATGAGTTCAAGAACGGCGATCCGATCCTGATACCCCTGAATCTGCCGAGCGGCTTGAATGAGTTTCTTTAAAACCGCGTCGACATGGGGAAGGAGGCGGTTGGCTTCTTCCAGAGTAAAAATCTTGACTGCCATGGCCCAATCCTATCCCTTGGCTCCACTCCATCAATTCGGCCAGGCGATCCTTCCCTCGGTGGTCATATTGTAGCAAAAGAAAATAGCAGACACAAGAAGTGCAAACAATTAATTTAAAAATTGCGCATGAAGTCGGCTATGGATAACAAATGTGAAGATTATAACGCAATGATTCCAACACAAGGACAAAACACATATCCATGACGTCCTGAAAATCCGTTTTATCGGGACGTTCTGCGGCTCTGATTCAGCTTTTTAATAGTACAAGCTTGCTTGCTATTGATATATCGATTTGACACCTCCCCATGTTGTGAGCTTTCTTGGAGTCGGCTGGCATGGATTGGGCTCGCAGGAACCACCGAACCAATCACCACCACCCTCCAAACATTCAGAGCTATGCAGTAGCAGGCAAGTAGAACCGAAACAACAGGCGCCGTATTCCGGATTCCACGGCGGACATTCCGGATTCCAACCGGGCGCGCCGCCGTACCCCATGGCTCCGAAGCCCTCAATGAGGTCAAGCGTCGCCGGTTCGGAACAGTCAGCGACCGCCGCATGGTTTAAGGGATGATCGACGAGCGGAATCTCTCCGGCGGCGGCATAGACATAAATGCCAAAGTAATAGACGGGCACCATCTGGCCATATGAGCAATCGGGTGTCCAGGCGACCGCCGTTCCGGTTCCAGGAGCCGGCCATCCGGCGGTCGGCGCCTCGAGTGCGCCCGGTTTGCAGGAACCGAAATATCCGATATAGGTTTCGCTGGGTGTGTAATCCCCCAGTCCAAATGTCACCATATTGAAATTCGTCGCATTGCCGCGGGGCGAGACAACAAGAATGAGATACCAATAGACGTCGATTAGAGGATCGGGAATCGCCGATGGTATGAGATCGATGCAATCCTCGGGTACTTCAATTTGCTCACAGGGATCTGGAGGATACCAAGGCTCACCCTGATTCCCGTGGACGGCCAAAACCACCCCTGCATTGGATCCGGCATGAGCGGAGCCCATGGTGAGCACGGTACAAACCAACAAATATGACAGGAGTTTCATTGTGTCGCCTCCTTGGGAGAAAGGTGCGGAGACTCACAGCAATGATGCGTTGATATAGAAAGGCGCCCAGACTCTGAGGAGGAATCACTGTCTCAGTATTGAGACCGGAGTATTGAAACCGCAGTATGGATACCGCAGTAAGGAAACCGCAATGCCCCCTCTCGCGCACCATTATTATACACCGGCCGGAAGGAAAAGGCCAACTGATTTGGCTGCCGGATCCAATGGATGAAAATTAACCACTCTTGAAATGATCCCACCCTTTGGTATTCAAGTTATTGTGTCCCAACAAATGGAGACCCGGCTCCATCACGAACTCTCCGATCGCATGCGCTTGGGGCGACAGCGCTGAGAGGATTCTTTCGACGGATCCGGGCGCCACAGCGGCCAGCAGCGCATAATCGTCACTTGACCCCAGAGCCCACTCCAGCGGATCGATCTTGGCCGCCTTCCCCATTTTCCGGACCGGTTCGAGAATGGGGATTTGTTCGGTTTGGATGTCAGCGCCGAGACCGCCGGCTTCACACAAATGACCCAAATCGGAGAGAAGGCCGTCACTGGTATCGATCAAGGCCTTCACGCCGCCCATTTCACGGAGCTTTAACGATTCCTTTAAATGATGTCTTGGGCGGATATAAAATCGAAGGGCCGCTTTCAGATTCGTTTCATCAATCTTCATCTTCTGGGATTTCTTCGAGAGTCGATCCATCGCCCACAATCCAGCCGCCGAAAGGCCTGTGTGGCCGATGAGCAGGATCACATCGCCCGCCTGCGCTCCGGATCGCAGAAAGGCGTCCCCTTCAACTTCACCCACAAGGGTCACGTCGACAACACGCGGCCCGTCAGTGGCAGAGAGATTTCCACCGGCGATCTGGCCCCCGGCGTCTTTCAGCTCTTCAGCCAATCCCTCTAGAATGTTAAAGAGAACATCAACGGGATCACTCTTGGGCAGGGCCATCGAAATCAGCGCGACGCGCGGCGTGGCCCCCATGGCGGCAAGATCGGAAATGTTGCTGACCATGACCCTGCGGCCTACATCGCGGGGAGTCATGCGTTGTGTGAGAAAATGCCGTCCCTCGAGATGAATATCGCAGGTCAACGCCAGCTGCGTGGATGCCCGGGGCCGGATGAGAGCTGCGTCATCGCCGGCGCCTAATGTTAAAAATCCTCCCTCCCTGCCCAGATGGGATCTCTCCTCGAGCCAGGTACGGATTCTTTTCAGGATCTCCATCTCGCCGACATCGGAAAGAAGTGGTTCGCCGCCCCACTCTTTCGATGCGTCGAGTTGAAAGTTTCTCATGCCGATTTTTCTTCACCGTATCCGGCGACGAATTCCCGGATCTCCCGCGTCATCGCTTCCGGATCCTCGGCCTGGCATATCGCGGCCAGAACAGCGACACCATGAACGCCGGCCCGGAGAACAGGTTCTATATTTTCTCTGTTCAACCCGCCGATCGCGACAAGCGGTATGGGGAATTTCGGTGTCAGGCCGGGAAGCGCTTCAATCCCAATAATCGGTCCGGCATCGGTTTTGGTGCTCGTGGAATAGATTGGGCCGAATCCGACATAATCGGCGCCCTCCTGCCATGCCTCTCGCGCCTCTTCCACCGTATCGACCGAAACGCCAATCACACGCTCGGGACCCAGCAAATGCCGCGCGAGTCGGATTGGGAAATCGTCTTGGCCGAGATGCACGCCGTCGGCATCGGCCGCGATCGCTACATCCAC is a window of Candidatus Eisenbacteria bacterium DNA encoding:
- a CDS encoding TetR/AcrR family transcriptional regulator, which produces MARRKASEETRESFIIAALNLCREGGPEAVSARRLGRLLGLSQMAVYRHFQDMEDLLAHAWDRTYQQLLDHIQAAIFGENPFKDLRAGLQAYVGFGVDNPGLYRLMFFHHFERMEYLTSQKTSLLALDLLRKTLATCLEQKSISVDEQRLHFMTLQAWFTVHGLTTMAISGRFQRVTEFLPEDLAGRLIDEICESFLNRRR
- the serC gene encoding 3-phosphoserine/phosphohydroxythreonine transaminase translates to MTHRIHNFNAGPATLPLSVLEEVQAELLDFKGCGMSIMEMSHRSPEYMEVHTEVQTLTSELLGLGDDYKVLFLGGGASTQFYMIPQNLLSGGRKGDYIVTGTWAKKAAKEAKLFGEVHIAHDAANADGKFTYIPTQDQLHLSPDAAYLHYTTNNTIAGTQFHYYPKAPAGVPVICDMSSDIFWKKFDPRPFGLIYAGAQKNLGPAGVTMVIIRKDMLDRCADGIPTMISYKTHADNDSLFNTAPVFPIYVVGKVLKWIKALGGLGAIEKRNREKAGLIYGAIDANPDFFRSPIQRESRSVMNIVWRLPSEDLEKTFIAEAKKSGLGGLKGHRSVGGCRASTYNAMPIEGVKALVGFMEAFAKKNG
- a CDS encoding DUF1015 family protein → MADIRPFCALRPRPELAEKVASPPYDVLNSEEAREMAGDNPISFLHVTKPEIDLRPEVSPYAPEVYAKGVENLQRLIQEEVLIRDPHPCFYLYQQRMGGHVQAGLVAGASVDEYDQNLIRKHEHTRPDKEEDRTRHIEALNANTGPVFLTYKRRDTVDQITEQIRARKPDVDFTSSDGVQHTLWVVADGSTIQALKDSFAAISILYVADGHHRSASASNVAATRRAANRGHTGREPYNYFLSVIFPDDQMMILDYNRVVFDLKNLNEQTFLEKIRRSFDISPADDPKPSRPLEFGMYLKDRWYRLTARDGTYPANDPVNSLDVAVLQNNLLAPILGIEDPRSDSRIDFVGGIRGLKELEKRVAGGAAVAFALYPTSISQLMAIADAGEVMPPKSTWFEPKLRSGLIIRPLDDRS
- the thiL gene encoding thiamine-phosphate kinase, whose translation is MRNFQLDASKEWGGEPLLSDVGEMEILKRIRTWLEERSHLGREGGFLTLGAGDDAALIRPRASTQLALTCDIHLEGRHFLTQRMTPRDVGRRVMVSNISDLAAMGATPRVALISMALPKSDPVDVLFNILEGLAEELKDAGGQIAGGNLSATDGPRVVDVTLVGEVEGDAFLRSGAQAGDVILLIGHTGLSAAGLWAMDRLSKKSQKMKIDETNLKAALRFYIRPRHHLKESLKLREMGGVKALIDTSDGLLSDLGHLCEAGGLGADIQTEQIPILEPVRKMGKAAKIDPLEWALGSSDDYALLAAVAPGSVERILSALSPQAHAIGEFVMEPGLHLLGHNNLNTKGWDHFKSG
- a CDS encoding hydroxyacid dehydrogenase — its product is MKILISDAFDASLPGKLARFGETFDDKSRLSEADVVLIRSKTTCTREYIDKAASLKLIIRGGVGLDNVDQDYAKQKGIAVHNTAAASSIAVAELAMGFMTAIPANIIPGHISLTKGEWQKKQLKRTELYGKTLGLIGIGKIATETAIRAKAFGMKVIAYDKYIDKSKHAEMVSFNDLLIRSDFISLHVPYTDETREMINKSTIKQMKDGVIIVNTGRGKCINEADMAEALRNGKVRAYGTDVWYSDPPDWDGCPLLTAPNVYMTPHIGASTTENLLRIGDVIEEILNAYVKEGKL
- a CDS encoding hydrolase; protein product: MLRPTEAFLVVIDVQERLLPHIHQHGEMVQSIRRLIRGCKIVEVPIFATEQYTKGLGPTCRPVLETLEGVERMEKLTFSCWQHDPFREAVAATGRRQALLCGIESHVCVFQTALEMNDDGFEVFIVGDAVSSRFPRNIELAMMRFQQEGIRLTSVETAVFEMLTRCATEPFRAWSKILKEA
- the thiE gene encoding thiamine phosphate synthase, whose amino-acid sequence is MRKKRWLVAITDTTIQQRFSHVELAQKMINGGADFVQYRDKEATTRQMIETAREIATLCARSNTKFIINDRVDVAIAADADGVHLGQDDFPIRLARHLLGPERVIGVSVDTVEEAREAWQEGADYVGFGPIYSTSTKTDAGPIIGIEALPGLTPKFPIPLVAIGGLNRENIEPVLRAGVHGVAVLAAICQAEDPEAMTREIREFVAGYGEEKSA
- a CDS encoding DUF2203 domain-containing protein; translation: MAVKIFTLEEANRLLPHVDAVLKKLIQAARQIQGYQDRIAVLELIGASHRRSPERREYLMGMRRLEELIAERDRILEGMQRMGCVVKDFIKGQVDFYGATDGRFVFFCWKLGEKQIQYWHELNKGTCGRRPLSEL
- a CDS encoding YdcF family protein, translated to MIALIPRILDAWADWLVIKSHPMPADAILVLGGGRGERLATALQLYKEGWANQIYVSGPNEPGISRLLDPDALTQAEVKRHLAVQHGVPEDKVSVILGPSSTFEEASLTKDLFLQLKYSRILVVTSPYHTRRAYQTFRHIYRKTGIQISVISAPWELTGYKRKEWWRHEDDTFAILNETGKLIFYLLRYSIPPI
- a CDS encoding amidohydrolase, giving the protein MVRWRRTIHRHPELGLKEEKTAAYIVDELQSANLDDIKTHVGGTGVVGLLKSTNPNRKQGVLLLRADIDALPIQEENPGIDYASEIPGVMHACGHDGHTAILLATAHAAGILRDKLPGDLKFVFQPAEESPGGALPMINDGVMENPTVTGAVGLHIDTHQPVGRAQTRSGPVMAAADEFEILIMGKGGHGAYPHNTVDAVVVGSYVVTALQTLVSRNTDPNQAAVVTIGRFESGSNFNIIAETAHLWGTLRTFDPELRKTLKQRINDLSHAICQSLGAACEFIFESHYPPVVNDEGMTDLMVAAAREVLGPDGVGMDLISMGGEDMAYYLQRVPGVFLFLGAGNAERGLVEPHHSPHFNFDEEAMPLGVEIFLRFTEAFFAKNPKITS